From one Verrucomicrobiota bacterium genomic stretch:
- the ispF gene encoding 2-C-methyl-D-erythritol 2,4-cyclodiphosphate synthase, whose amino-acid sequence MRVGHGYDIHRLVEGRVLVLGGQHIDYPRGLLGHSDGDVVCHAIIDSLLGALALPDIGQTFPDQDPKLLGENSCGLLRTVFAEMIQPKGYQISNIDTTIIAQAPVLAPYTSAMRHHLAPILDTEPHNISIKAKTNEGLDSIGGDKAIACYAVCLLLKI is encoded by the coding sequence CTGAGAGTTGGCCATGGTTACGATATTCACCGTCTCGTTGAGGGGCGAGTACTAGTCCTCGGAGGGCAACACATCGACTACCCTAGGGGATTATTAGGGCATTCGGACGGCGACGTTGTTTGCCATGCGATTATCGACTCTTTACTTGGGGCCCTTGCGCTTCCGGATATTGGGCAAACTTTCCCCGATCAAGATCCAAAGCTGTTAGGTGAAAATTCATGCGGTTTGTTGCGTACGGTGTTCGCAGAAATGATCCAACCCAAAGGCTATCAAATCAGCAATATCGATACAACCATCATCGCCCAAGCACCTGTATTGGCTCCCTACACCTCTGCGATGCGTCATCATCTCGCACCAATCCTCGATACGGAACCTCACAATATCAGCATTAAGGCGAAAACCAATGAAGGACTGGATAGTATTGGTGGCGACAAGGCGATTGCCTGTTATGCCGTTTGTCTGTTACTG